From Toxorhynchites rutilus septentrionalis strain SRP chromosome 2, ASM2978413v1, whole genome shotgun sequence, a single genomic window includes:
- the LOC129769560 gene encoding uncharacterized protein LOC129769560, translating into MSTESSEDQSFEETLKNFQMLTSLSLDPMRSKAAPSACNNPFQIASDEFDKFKTNEAVVTQIFGKHCECGADRLATPNSKQGSTNLEHSIINPTAFKHKAKGEKKVIVRESTLKNIGKCVHQNLAKNNNAKETIKQKQSTASTLLPTQAGLRPSLSENNLAKCFINDANDDILDFRLLVAQCSEMTLSTSCSKMADSVHYTQNSFKSLRQPEFSGSPSARPNAKHFRRNRRAQQLKRYNSTSSLESDSSSNSSGVPFCGLLGNCPGPSNTSPSAASSQQQQQQTPQSNQQQHQSPSSSSPTSSASCSTQARLNSSMPCDITIDEMASYFETLVHIPKKMSSMAEMMYI; encoded by the coding sequence ATGTCGACCGAGTCATCAGAAGACCAGAGTTTCGAGGAAACGTTGAAAAACTTTCAGATGCTTACATCTCTATCGCTTGATCCAATGCGTTCCAAGGCAGCACCATCAGCGTGTAACAATCCGTTCCAAATAGCGTCGGACGAGTTTGACAAATTCAAGACTAACGAAGCTGTTGTGACGCAGATATTTGGAAAGCATTGTGAGTGTGGGGCCGATAGATTGGCTACACCAAATAGTAAGCAGGGCAGCACAAATCTTGAACACAGCATCATCAATCCGACAGCGTTCAAGCATAAGGCCAAGGGTGAGAAGAAAGTAATCGTACGAGAATCAACGTTGAAAAATATCGGTAAATGTGTACACCAAAACCTTGCGAAGAATAACAACGCGAAAGAAACGATCAAACAGAAACAGTCAACAGCAAGCACACTACTTCCCACTCAAGCTGGTTTGAGGCCATCACTCTCGGAAAATAATCTCGCCAAATGTTTCATCAATGATGCCAACGATGATATTTTGGACTTCAGGTTACTAGTTGCTCAGTGCAGCGAGATGACTCTGTCTACATCTTGCAGTAAGATGGCAGATAGTGTTCACTATACTCAAAACAGTTTCAAATCGCTTCGACAGCCCGAATTCTCCGGTTCCCCAAGCGCCCGCCCTAACGCCAAACATTTTCGCAGAAATCGCAGGGCACAGCAACTCAAACGGTACAACAGCACTTCATCGTTGGAATCGGACAGTAGCAGCAACAGTAGTGGTGTTCCCTTCTGTGGTCTTCTTGGTAATTGCCCCGGACCGTCGAATACGTCACCGTCAGCTGCTAgctcgcaacaacaacaacaacagacaCCACAATCGAATCAACAGCAGCACCAATCTCCGAGTTCTTCATCGCCTACATCGTCAGCATCCTGTTCAACTCAGGCACGACTGAACAGTTCGATGCCCTGTGATATAACCATCGATGAAATGGCAAGCTATTTCGAAACATTGGTCCACATACCGAAAAAGATGTCCAGCATGGCGGAGATGATGTACATTTAA